TTTCTTTATTGCTATATAATGCAGACTTAAGTTCTCCAAAAAACAATAGCTGAAACTGTTCCGGGTACGAAACCGTAATATTCCTTCCTGCAGGTAAAAACAACGTCTCCCTATCATCAAAGAATGTTTTATTCACTTCTACGGTCATCTTCTTTATTAAAGCATTCTTAGCCTTTTCTTGCAAAATGAAATTCATTTTATTTTCATTACTGGAATCTATTTGCTTTTGTAAGGCAATGGTCTTCTTGCTTATAAAATCCCAATAGTCATTATCAAACTGTATTTGCAGTGATTTCTTTTTAAAAAGAGTTAATTTATACCCTTTCTCGGTTGAGAAAATATACTGAATACAAAAATCGTCATCCAGCCTAGAAGTATACCCGAAATATACGGCAAATTTATTTTGAATATTAGATATTAACTTCTTCTGTAATTCGACTAATGAACGCTTGTTTGTCTCATATAGCAAATTGAAATAATCCTGTTTTAAGGATTTGAAAAAATAGATTAATTTGGCAATCGTACTTTTTCCGCTCGCTTGTTCTCCTATCAGAAATAGAAAATCCTTAACTTCTATTTCTGCATGACTTATTTGCCTGAAATTCTTTATTATAATCTTTTGCATATATTACATATTGTATATAAGGAATACAAAGTTACGAACACTTTTGGGAAATACTTAATCTTTTGGTGAAAAAACACTTAAATATTATTTCTTTGATTTTTCGGAGACAAACTCATGGAAATATCTTTTTTAATTTACAAATTAAAAATTTTATATAAATTTGTATTATTGGTGTCCACTAAAAAATCGGAATAGTTCTTTGAAATGATTGATATTTAATTTGTTACAAGGGATTTTCCAGTCAACGGATTTGAAATTACTTTTGCGGTCATAATCAGACTGTTATGAATAAAGACAAATACGTTTTCGCTCAATTAGCCGAGTTCATAGATAGAAATCACTTTAATTATCTTGTTCGCAAATATTTGGTAGACAAGTATATAAAGTCCTTCTCCTGTTGGAATCAACTGCTTGTAATGATGTTCGGACAACTTGCAAAATGTGAGAGTCTGCGTGACTTAACCGTAGCCCTTGAAGCTCATTGGCGGAAGTTGTATCACTTAGGTATGGGTAAGTCCGTAACTCGAAGTAATCTGGCCAAGGCAAATGAACAACGTGACTATAGAATCTTCGAAGATTTTGCCTATCATATGGTAACAGAGGCTCGTTCCAAAAGCACCGGGAAGACATTCGGCTTTGATGGTCATGCCTATGCTTTTGACTCAACCACGATAGACCTCTGTCTTGAAATTTTCGGATGGGCAAAGTTCCGTAAGCACAAAGGCGGAATCAAGGTTCACACACTCTATGATATTGAAGCACAGGCACCAGCATTCTTTCATATAACAACGGCATCAACCAATGACATTAAAGCAATGCCCGAAATACCATACGAAAAAGGTGCTTATTATATCTTTGACCGAGGCTATAACGACTTCGCCAATTTGTTCAATATTGAACAGATAGAAGCAGCCTTTGTGGTTCGCGCCAAAAAGAACTTGAAGTTCAAACAAATCTTCTGGAAACGGAAACTTCCGAAGAACGTTCTATCAGACTCAACCATTGAGTTTACCGTTTATAAAAGTTCTAAAGATTATCCGATTCTGCTTCGAAGAGTTATCTATTATGATGAAGGACAAGACCGGGAGTTTGTATTCCTGACAAACGATTTTGAACTTCCCGTACTCATTATAACTGAACTTTATCGCAACCGATGGAGTGTGGAATTGTTTTCAAATGGCTCAAGCAGCACCTCAAAATAAAGAAGTTCTGGGGTACAAGCGAGAATGCTGTAAGAATACAAATCTATTGTTCTATAATTACTTACTGCTTGGTGGTGATTATAAAGCACGATATGAAACTCGAACGCTCGGTTTATGAAATACTACAAATAATAGGAATCTCGCTTACCGACAAGACGTATCTGAGAGACCTCTTCGACAAATCAAATATCAACAATGTCAATGAACGACTCGATTCAAGTGAACCAAGTTTATTTAATTTTTAATCGCCCACTTTTTTAGTGGACAGTAGTGAATTTGTATAGGATTAAACAACGAGTCAAAACAAAGTGGAAGATAGGAAACAAACTGCACCGAAAAAGAAGAAAAAGCTTGTGTTGGCACTCCAAATAAGTTAATAATCAATAAAAGTGTTAAATCTTCACCCTTTAGAATGTACCCTTAAAGGTTGCGACCATATTTCTGATTTATTACTTGCAAATTATTGAGTAATAACTGGTTGCAAATACTCATCTTGAAAGGCACCATCGGTTTCTCACCCATGAAATCCTCCAAAGCTGAATATACATAGAATCTTTCCGCTTTCTTTTCCCCTGCACGCAGCGCATTGCGATATCCCCATTTGCGTTCCTCCTTTGTTATCGCACGTTGCCCCACTACCAGAAAGGCCGCAGCCGCTCTCTTTTTCCATGTGCTTATCCTGCTCATCAGGTAAAAGAACACCAATAGGACAATCCATATAATCAGTTTTTCCATTCTCTATCTTCTTTGTTATTGATACGCTTTATAGGCACGTTATGCCTTTTCTTTTGGAAGGTTATAATTTGTTCTTATTATGATGCACTTCCATTTGCAAAGATACGCAGAAACAGCATATTCCAATCCACCTTTTTAACTTATCTCATTTGGTTTTTCTTCTTATATATCATCTGTTTACATACACTCCTGTTATAAAAGGTTTCACCGCAATCCTTTTTCCCAAAGACAGCCAAAGTCTTTTTTGACAGGAAAAGTAACCTTCTGATAACTTTTTCCTTGTTTAACAGCCTTTTCCTTCTTCTATCTAACCGATAGGCTACTGAAACTGCCGGCAATATCGTTTCTCCACTTTTTATAGTCAGCCTTACGTTATCTATATCCCAATGAGTATTGCTTTATATCAACAATGCCTATGTGATTGCTGATTTTCACGGTTTCCTCATTTCATAATGAAGTTTCCATTCTGATTTGCTCCTTTACCTCATGGATAGAGCCACGTGCGGTTATTAGCATACTTCAGCTTCCTTTCCGACTATTACTGCTATTTTCTTCGCCCTCCCTTCGTCAATCTCTTTTTGATGGCGAAGTCACAATATTTTTCAGATGCAAAGATATAATGCAGCGATGCCGAAGCATCTACGGGTCACTCCGTTCTGACCAATGACATACACGAAAATCTTCCGACATTTTTCTACTGCGTGAAAAATATAGCGTATTTGCGTGCTATCCCTGGTGCCGCCCTATACCTGCAATATCCGATAGCATCATAAAAATTAATTGTTTAACTTCTAAAAAATAGAATTATGAAGAAAGTAGTAGAAAATTCATTCGCAGTAACAGGTTTCGTTGGTAAGGATGCAGAAATCCGTCAGTTTACAACAGCAAGCGTAGCACGCTTCCCACTGGCAGTAAGCCGCAAGGAGCAAAACGGAGAAGAATATGTGTCATCTTTCATTTACGTGGAAGCCTGGCGTAAAAATGACAGCACTTCTTTTGAGTTGTTGAAGAAAGGCAAAAACATTACAGTCAAGGGATTTTTCAAACCCGACGAATGGACTGACCAGCAAGGTGTCAAACATAACCGTATCATCATGGCAGTCACCGACTTCTATGAGCCGGTGGAGAAAGAAGAAGAAAAAGCTCCTGTCGCTTCAAAAAAGAAGAAAGTCAAGAAAGCTGCTTAACAGCAGTTTCTCCTTTCAAAAACGGCTTCGGCCGTTTATTTATGTTCAACAGATGCATTTACGCATACTCTCTTTTTTTAACCAATCCTCCCTGTTATATCATATTGATTCCCATTGTACCACTATAAAGAAGCATATTGCTCTTTTGGCTCGCAAGCCGGCACATCACTTTTCGTGCGGCGAAATTAGAATGAAGCCCGGAAATAGCAAGCCACACGTTGCTCGTATGATGAAAATAGACTATTGCATAGTTGATTTTCATATCCGGGCTTGCCTTATTCCATCAATGGCTTCATTCAGGGGATGCCTTAAAAAGTCTGATATGCCGACCTGCGGAACTGAAAAGTAACGTAGGGAAAACAAGTCAGGCATTGAGAAAATAATAGTATTAACTTAAAAAAAGCTATATGGAACGAAGTATCGAAAGAGTACCCACATGGGCATTGCCTTACATGGCTAACGGAGACGCCACAGGACTGAAAGACAAAGAGATTAAAATGATTGACAATCTATTGCGTAATCGGTGTATCGAACTGGTATGCCCCATTGCAGACAGCGTGCAAGGCGGTATGCCACCTTATTATACCAAAGACCCACTATTCGGCAAGGCAACCGAAGTGGAAGATTGTATCGTTTTTTATAATATCTAATTGAGACGCTATGAATGTGACATTTGAAAATCTTATTAACGTATGGGATGCACAAATTCCCAACTTATTGGTTGAACTGGTAAACCATGCTGTATTTGCAACAGACAAAGCTGGTTTTCAAGCTGTTGTTACAAAATTGTCTGAAACCACGGATTTTGACAAGTTCTTTGCTTATGGATACGGCAGACAACATTTTTGGCTGAAGCAACGCCTTGCCTCAGACCCTTCCAAATACATGGATGAACGGTTATTGATAGTAGATTTTTGTAGGTACAACCCAAAGAATGAAGATGATGAAGGTAATATCGAATAGAAATCCTCCAAAGGAAAGTTGCATCGAGGAAATAAGGCAAGGTCAAAAAATGATTCTTTGGTCTGACGACAACATATCTATCTCTATGATATTTAATAATCTGACCGGACAAAACTTTAAAGCGGATGAATACAAAGCCTATATCCGTAACATTGCTTTTGGAAAAATGGGATTTGTGCCAGGCACGATTGAACTTTATAAAGGAGGTATATTGATAGCAAGCGGCATAATTCCAGCTTTATAACCAGTCAATAATTAAAATAAAATATATGGTAACAGCAAGAACATTAAAAGGAGCGCAAGTATATGTAACATTTTATCTTGATTGTGAGGAAAATGTAGGTGGCTATTATTGCCAAGTATATACCGATGAAAATTGTATATGAGAAATAGACAATTTCATGGTTCATGTGAAAGATATTGTAGATAAAAAAGACCCGTATGCTGCGGCAGAAGAACTGGTAAGAGAATATATAGAATCAATCAAAGAGTATTAAAATTACCTATTGAGTGTACAATGAAACAAACCAATTCACATAATCAGGTAATGGCAGTGGCACTTACCGGCCACCGTTTCATACCCTACGACAAAGTACCTTCGCTTCGGCAAGCATTAAGGACAGTGATATTGGAACATTACAATCGAGGCATCCGCATATTTTACTGTGGCATGGCGATGGGCTTCGACCTGCTTGCCGCAGAAACAGCCTTATCCATGAAAGAAGTATATTCCGACATTACATTGGTTGCCGCCGTACCTTATTGTGGGCAATGCGAGAAGTTTACACCTTATAATAAGGAACGCTATCGTAACGCTCTTACCAAAGCGGACGAAGTTGTAATACTTAATGAGAGCTATGTCGACGGCTGTTTTTTGCAGAGGAATGACTATATGCTGTCATGTTCCGCTTGCTTGATAGCCTATTTTGATGGAGTACCCAAAGGAGGTACATACTATACCTTCAAGAGAGCCAGGCAGCGAGGTATGTCGATTGTCAATCTGTTTTAATCAATGAAAGGTTTTGTGTATGATTGCACAGAGCCTTTTTCTTTTGGTCAGCACTGCGCTCTAATTACCTGTCATAACCTATTCCCTTTTTTACCATCCGCTCCAAGAACGGCTTCCCTTCCACTTTTACCCGAAATGGCTCCTTTTATAAACTTTCCCTATCCTCTAATAACGTGACAATCAAGATTGCCTTCTTGAGCGTGATTCCACCTAGCCCGGATTTATTTTTCCGCAAAGGTAACGTCCGGTGTCAAGACTTGTCAAATCCGGCTGTGCCGTGGATGTCTTCACGAAATCTTCCTCTCACAAGTTCGAGCGTATTTCCTTCGTCAGATTTGCCCGTATTGCCCCGTCACCTTTTCGGGGCAGAAAAATAATTCCCGGCAGGTTGCAACAACCAGCCCGAAGAAAGGGAAATATTAAACAAAAGGTTAAATATACACGTATGAGTTACAACAAGTTAAAAGCATTAGAGGGCAATATCGAAGCGATAAGCACAGCCCTTGCCATTCACGAGGAACGCAGAAATGCGACCACCGCAGAGCGTGAGACATTATCCAAGTTTACAGGCTGCGGAGGTATCAAGGAAGTATTGAGTATCGGAACGAACACCCCCATACCCGACACCATGCAGGAAGCCGTTAAACGCTTGCTCTCCGTCCTGTCAAAAGCGGCAAAAGGGAATGAAACACTTTACAGGCAACTCCTGCAAAGTCTGAAATCGTCCGTATTGACAGCTTTTTATACCCCGACATTCCTTATTCAAGCTGTAGCCAAGCAAATCAAAGACACTTTCACGGCAAACGACCTTAAAATGGGCACATTCTTAGAACCGTCCGCCAGTATCGGCGGTTTCCTACCAGTCGGAGATATGGCTACACATCGGACGGCTTTTGAGAAAGACCTGCTTACCGGACTTGTATTGTCCGCCCTGCATCCCGACACACAGGTATTCATCGAAGGATTTGAAACGATTGACAGCCAAGAGACGGAACACAACCGCTTTGACGTAATCGCTTCCAACATACCGTTTGGCGACTTCCGTGTGTTCGACAATACTTTTAGCAAAAAAGGCGGCATCTATGCACAGGCTTCCAAGACCATCCATAACTATTTCTTCGTGAAAGCCGTTGAGAAACTGAACGAGGGCGGCATATTGGCTTTCGTCACATCAAGAGGTATCGCTGACACACAAGGCAACCAATTCGTGCGTGACTATCTTGTACACCGTTGCAATCTGATTACGGCATTACGTTTGCCTGATAGCCTGTTCATGCAGACAAGCGGCATTGAAGTAGGCAGCGACCTGTTGATATTCCAAAAGAGCGGCCGTAAGGTAACGCTTACAGACCGTGAAAAGCTGTTCATGGAAACAACCCGAGAAATCATACCAGGTAGTGACCAATATACCGGACATGCCAATAAATTGTTTACTTTACCAAAAACCGCCTTGTTTACAGAAAGTCGCATACAAACCAACCAATATGGGGAATATGTGCGCAAATACCGCTGGCAGGGAGAGGAAGCCGATTTGCAACAAACCCTTTCCTCCATGCTGAAAGCCGACTTTGAGCGTTTTTTCAGAAAGAACCTGTTTGCCACACCAAACAAAGGCATTGGCGGTATACAAATGTCACTTTTTGATTGCTTTAATACCAACAAGGCGGCACAACCCAACGGGGAAAAACGCACGTACACAGGCACGTTGCACAAGTGGATGAAAAACGGCACGTTGGTACTCTTTGAAAACCAACTTGGCACACTCCGCTACAAACAGGCAAACTGTTTTTCCGACATGACCGTTACATTCGTACCTTTAAAAGTCTCCCGGATAAACATAGAGCGTGCCAACGATTATTTTCCTATCCGTGAAGCCTACTTTGAACTGACAACTAAAGAAAGCGAGGAACTGGCCGAATATCCGAAGCTAAGGGAACAACTCAACAAACACTATGATACTTATGTGCGCAAGTGGGGCTTTTTCCACCACAACGACAACAAGGAGTTTTTCTCTTGGGATAGTCTGGGCATGGAAGTATTCACGATTGAAATGCAACTCGGAAAGGACATCTGTAAAGCCGACATCATGCACGAGCCTGTTGCATTCAAGAAAATAGATACTTCCATTCAACTGACACCGGTAGAAGCATTGGCAAGCAGCCTTAACTATTACGGTTCGGTCAATATGAACTATCTTGTACAGACAACCGGACAGACCGAAACAGAACTGACAGAAGCCCTTGCCGGTGAGATATTCTACAATCCTTTGACGGATTGTTGGGAGAACAAAGGCAAATTCCTTGCAGGTAATGTCGTGGAGAAGTGCAAGGAGATATGTACCGTTCTTGCCGACCTGACAGGCAACGCTCAAAAATGGGCGGCTACATCTGTCGAGGCTTTGGGAGATGCGACCCCCGAACTTATTCCGTATGAAGAACTTGACTTTAATATGGGTGAGCGTTGGATTCCGGCAAGTATTTACGCTTCCTTTGCCAAAAACCTGTTCGGGGTAAACACAACGGTGATGTATTTTGATGTGAACGACACCTATATTGTCTCTTTGCAAGGCCATTCTCCCATTGCCTATAATGTCTATTCGATTGGAAGCTATAACGGGGAAGCCCTGTTCGTCCACGCCCTGCACGATACGGTTCCGGAAATCACCAAAGAGATAATGCGCAACGGTGAAAGTATCCGTGTACCCGATGAAGAAGCCATACAAGCGGCATCCACGAAGATACAGGAGATACGCCGCAAGTTCAACGAATGGTTGGATTACCAACCTATCGCCGTGCGTGATGAATTGGTACGCCTGTATAACGAACGCTTTAATTGCTACGTCCGTCCTCATTATGACGGTTCGGCACAGACATTCCCCAACCTCTCTTTTGAGCAGTTTCCATACGACGACCTCTATCCCTCACAAAAGGATGCAATCTGGATGATTAAGCAGAATGGCGGTGGCGTATGCTGGCACGAAGTTGGTGCAGGCAAAACAATGGTAATGTGTGTGGCGGCTTATGAAATGAAGCGTTTGGGCATGATACAGAAGCCGCTCATTATCGGCTTGAAAGCCAACGTACACGAGATTGCGGACTGTTTCCGCAAGGCATATCCGACCGCAAAACTTCTCTATCCGGGGAAAGAGGACTTCACACCTGCCAACCGACAGGAATTGTTCTCTAAGATCAAGAACAACAACTGGGATTGCATCATTCTCACGCACGACCAGTTTTCCAAGATACCGCAATCCGAGCAGACCATGCTGGAGATATGCGAGCAGGAACTTCAAGACGTGGAACGCTCTTTGGAAGTGTTGGAGGAAAGTGGTATGGCTGATAACAACAAAAGGTTACAGAAAGGTTTGGAGAAACGGCAGAAGAACCTCAATGCCAACTTGGAAGCCTTAAAAGAGAAACTTGGTGAGAAAAAGGATGATTGCGTTGATTTTCATGCTATGGGCATCGACCACATCTTCATTGACGAATCGCATTATCAGAACTTTTATAAGTTTCCTGTTAAATTACTTAATTATTTAGTAATCATTTATTTTGCACAGTAGATAGTTCTGATTATATTACGTCTATAATTGTAATAACTTTCAAACAAAATGCGATTATGGACATATTTAATCTAAATGAAAAAGTCAATGGTCTTGTTTCTTATTTGCAAGACACCGGTTATTCAGCCATGTACATAGACTATGTGAAGAAAATGGCTGAGTGGCTATCAGGAAATGCTAACCATTACAAATGGCAGAGTCTCACCGACGTTGAACCGACACTAAAAGTATTGTGGTCCAACAAGTATACTTATAGGAACAAGGTACGCCTGTTACGTGTAATCTGCCAATATATCGAGAATGGATTATTACCCGATGGTCGTAAACACTATAGTAAACCGCACCACTACGAGTTGCTCTGCGCAGAATACAAGGATGTAACAGACATGGCTTTCAACACGGTAGGTAGATGTTGCAAATTTTCAACGAATGTGAAGTATGCACTATCTTCGTTCTTCTTCCGGCTACAGGAAATGGGAGTGTACTCATTAGAGTCAATAACAGGAAATGCGGTATTGGAAGTATTTTCCAAAGACGGAAAACCGAATATGGGCCATTCGCTCAAATATTCGGTGGAATATGGACTGAAAGCCTGTTTGCCCCACTATGGCAAATCCGTTGAACGTATAATCGCATATCTGCCGGCTATACCCAACATGCGGAAGAATATTCAATACCTTACGGATCAAGAGCTTACTGCTATCAGGCATACTTTAGAATACGATGGCACAATATCCCTACAGGACAAAGCCATCATAACCTTGGCCATGTACACGGGATTGCGTGGGTGTGATATCTCTGCACTCACGCTTAACAGTTTCGATTGGGAACACGACCTGATAAAAATCACTCAGGTAAAGACCGGACAGCCACTGACATTGCCACTCCGTGCCGTGGTAGGAAACGCTGTATTTGATTACCTGCTCAAAGAACGTCCCCGAAGTTCGGAACCATATGTTTTTCTCACAGTACACGTGCCATACAGAAGGCTTCATACAAGCAATCTCGATGCCATATGCTCAAAAGTCATGTGCAAAGCAGGAATAAGACAAGGTAAAAATGAGAGAAAAAGTCTGCACCTATTCCGCCATAATGTGGCGACGACTCTGTTGCAAGGCGGTGTGCAGCAACCTGTCATAAGTGCCACCCTCGGTCATGCGTCCCCAGATTCTCTTGACCGTTACCTTAGTGCGGAATTCAAGAGGCTGAAGGAATGTTCATTGAGTATAGAACACTTTCCCATAGGAAAGGGGGTGTTTGACGTATGAAGACAATTTCATTCCTATCCAAAGCTATAGAAGGATATGTAAAATACCGCAAGGCTTCCGGGCGTTACAGTTATAGCTATATCAAGAACATAATACAGTTCGACCATTTTTGCGTAAGGGAATATCCAGAGCAAACCGAACTTACCCAAGAAATCGTTGACAGGTGGTGTAGGCAACGTCCGACTGAATGCACAAACTCTTGCGTGTCACGTGTCTATCCTGTTTCGGACTTCATCAAGTACATGAAAAAGCGTGGAATGACGAAAATTGACTTGCCGCAAGTGCCAAGGTCTGTACCGAGAACTTATACGCCGCATCCTTTTACACACGATGAATTGAAAC
The Bacteroides caecimuris DNA segment above includes these coding regions:
- a CDS encoding DUF6926 domain-containing protein, with the protein product MERSIERVPTWALPYMANGDATGLKDKEIKMIDNLLRNRCIELVCPIADSVQGGMPPYYTKDPLFGKATEVEDCIVFYNI
- a CDS encoding N-6 DNA methylase, which translates into the protein MSYNKLKALEGNIEAISTALAIHEERRNATTAERETLSKFTGCGGIKEVLSIGTNTPIPDTMQEAVKRLLSVLSKAAKGNETLYRQLLQSLKSSVLTAFYTPTFLIQAVAKQIKDTFTANDLKMGTFLEPSASIGGFLPVGDMATHRTAFEKDLLTGLVLSALHPDTQVFIEGFETIDSQETEHNRFDVIASNIPFGDFRVFDNTFSKKGGIYAQASKTIHNYFFVKAVEKLNEGGILAFVTSRGIADTQGNQFVRDYLVHRCNLITALRLPDSLFMQTSGIEVGSDLLIFQKSGRKVTLTDREKLFMETTREIIPGSDQYTGHANKLFTLPKTALFTESRIQTNQYGEYVRKYRWQGEEADLQQTLSSMLKADFERFFRKNLFATPNKGIGGIQMSLFDCFNTNKAAQPNGEKRTYTGTLHKWMKNGTLVLFENQLGTLRYKQANCFSDMTVTFVPLKVSRINIERANDYFPIREAYFELTTKESEELAEYPKLREQLNKHYDTYVRKWGFFHHNDNKEFFSWDSLGMEVFTIEMQLGKDICKADIMHEPVAFKKIDTSIQLTPVEALASSLNYYGSVNMNYLVQTTGQTETELTEALAGEIFYNPLTDCWENKGKFLAGNVVEKCKEICTVLADLTGNAQKWAATSVEALGDATPELIPYEELDFNMGERWIPASIYASFAKNLFGVNTTVMYFDVNDTYIVSLQGHSPIAYNVYSIGSYNGEALFVHALHDTVPEITKEIMRNGESIRVPDEEAIQAASTKIQEIRRKFNEWLDYQPIAVRDELVRLYNERFNCYVRPHYDGSAQTFPNLSFEQFPYDDLYPSQKDAIWMIKQNGGGVCWHEVGAGKTMVMCVAAYEMKRLGMIQKPLIIGLKANVHEIADCFRKAYPTAKLLYPGKEDFTPANRQELFSKIKNNNWDCIILTHDQFSKIPQSEQTMLEICEQELQDVERSLEVLEESGMADNNKRLQKGLEKRQKNLNANLEALKEKLGEKKDDCVDFHAMGIDHIFIDESHYQNFYKFPVKLLNYLVIIYFAQ
- a CDS encoding SLOG family protein; this translates as MAVALTGHRFIPYDKVPSLRQALRTVILEHYNRGIRIFYCGMAMGFDLLAAETALSMKEVYSDITLVAAVPYCGQCEKFTPYNKERYRNALTKADEVVILNESYVDGCFLQRNDYMLSCSACLIAYFDGVPKGGTYYTFKRARQRGMSIVNLF
- a CDS encoding single-stranded DNA-binding protein, coding for MKKVVENSFAVTGFVGKDAEIRQFTTASVARFPLAVSRKEQNGEEYVSSFIYVEAWRKNDSTSFELLKKGKNITVKGFFKPDEWTDQQGVKHNRIIMAVTDFYEPVEKEEEKAPVASKKKKVKKAA
- a CDS encoding tyrosine-type recombinase/integrase; the protein is MDIFNLNEKVNGLVSYLQDTGYSAMYIDYVKKMAEWLSGNANHYKWQSLTDVEPTLKVLWSNKYTYRNKVRLLRVICQYIENGLLPDGRKHYSKPHHYELLCAEYKDVTDMAFNTVGRCCKFSTNVKYALSSFFFRLQEMGVYSLESITGNAVLEVFSKDGKPNMGHSLKYSVEYGLKACLPHYGKSVERIIAYLPAIPNMRKNIQYLTDQELTAIRHTLEYDGTISLQDKAIITLAMYTGLRGCDISALTLNSFDWEHDLIKITQVKTGQPLTLPLRAVVGNAVFDYLLKERPRSSEPYVFLTVHVPYRRLHTSNLDAICSKVMCKAGIRQGKNERKSLHLFRHNVATTLLQGGVQQPVISATLGHASPDSLDRYLSAEFKRLKECSLSIEHFPIGKGVFDV